One genomic window of Azospirillum sp. TSH100 includes the following:
- the rnc gene encoding ribonuclease III, translated as MSTVTKASTDPGAGSEPQADGAVQSADVSGLARSLGYEFSDLSLLRDAVTHPSLMGLERTGRKSHKGPGIAYERLEFLGDRVVGLVVAQWLLERYPNEREGALAKRHAALVRRESLGRVADAIGLGAYLRLSPAEAQSGGRENRTILGDACEAVLGAMYLDGGLEPVTRFVRQALAGEIDKATPPPLDSKTTLQEWAQGRGKPLPRYELIERSGPAHEPLFVVAVHVAGMDPVSGSGSSKRIAEKKAASTLLRQVGVQVDD; from the coding sequence GTGTCCACCGTCACCAAGGCGTCCACCGATCCGGGCGCCGGCTCCGAACCCCAGGCCGATGGCGCCGTCCAGTCGGCAGACGTCTCAGGACTTGCCCGTTCGCTGGGCTATGAGTTTTCCGATCTGTCGCTCCTGCGCGACGCCGTCACCCATCCGAGCCTGATGGGGCTCGAGCGGACCGGCCGAAAATCGCACAAGGGGCCGGGCATCGCTTATGAACGGCTGGAGTTCCTCGGCGACCGGGTCGTCGGGCTGGTCGTTGCGCAGTGGCTGCTGGAACGCTATCCGAACGAGCGCGAGGGGGCGCTCGCCAAGCGGCACGCCGCGCTGGTGCGCCGGGAGTCTCTCGGCCGTGTCGCAGACGCCATCGGGCTGGGCGCCTATCTGCGCCTGTCGCCGGCGGAGGCGCAGAGTGGTGGGCGGGAGAACCGCACCATCCTGGGCGACGCCTGCGAGGCGGTGCTGGGCGCGATGTATCTCGATGGCGGACTGGAGCCGGTGACGCGCTTTGTCCGACAGGCGTTGGCCGGCGAGATCGACAAGGCGACGCCGCCGCCGCTGGATAGCAAGACGACCTTGCAGGAATGGGCGCAGGGGCGCGGCAAACCGTTGCCCCGTTATGAACTGATCGAACGCAGCGGCCCGGCGCACGAGCCGCTGTTCGTGGTTGCGGTGCATGTGGCGGGTATGGATCCGGTCTCCGGGTCGGGTTCGTCCAAGCGCATCGCGGAAAAGAAGGCGGCCAGCACATTGCTGCGCCAGGTGGGAGTACAAGTCGATGACTGA
- the era gene encoding GTPase Era produces MPEHPRCGFIALVGAPNAGKSTLLNAMIGSKVSIVSPKVQTTRTRVLGITIQGDAQMIFVDTPGIFKPKRRLDRAMVAAAWQGAEDADVIGVLYDVSRRSIDEDTRSIVARLKEQGREAILILNKIDLVKRDVLLGIADAFRQEGIFSDIFMVSAFTEDGVADLKQFLADRLPEGPWHFPEDQISDMPMRLLAAEITREKLFLQLHQELPYSATVETEVWEEFEDGSVKISQVIFVQRESQKAIVLGKGGQRIKALGSAARKELTEMLERRVHLILFVKVREGWVDDPERYSAWGLDFGAS; encoded by the coding sequence ATGCCGGAGCATCCGCGCTGCGGTTTCATCGCGCTGGTCGGCGCGCCAAATGCCGGCAAGTCGACGCTGCTGAACGCGATGATCGGCAGCAAGGTGTCGATCGTCAGCCCGAAGGTGCAGACCACCCGCACCCGCGTGCTGGGCATCACCATCCAGGGTGATGCCCAGATGATCTTCGTCGACACCCCCGGCATCTTCAAGCCGAAGCGCCGGCTGGACCGCGCCATGGTGGCGGCGGCCTGGCAGGGGGCGGAGGACGCCGACGTGATCGGCGTGCTGTACGACGTGTCGCGCCGCTCGATCGACGAGGACACCCGCAGCATCGTCGCCCGGCTGAAGGAGCAGGGGCGCGAAGCGATCCTGATCCTGAACAAGATCGATCTGGTGAAGCGGGACGTCCTGCTGGGCATCGCCGACGCCTTCCGGCAGGAAGGCATCTTCTCCGATATCTTCATGGTGTCGGCCTTCACCGAGGATGGCGTCGCCGATCTGAAGCAGTTCCTGGCCGACCGGCTGCCGGAAGGACCGTGGCATTTCCCGGAGGACCAGATCTCCGACATGCCGATGCGCCTGCTGGCGGCGGAGATCACCCGCGAGAAGCTGTTCCTGCAGCTTCACCAGGAGCTTCCCTATTCCGCCACGGTCGAGACCGAGGTGTGGGAGGAGTTCGAGGACGGCTCGGTCAAGATTTCCCAGGTCATCTTCGTTCAGCGCGAGAGCCAGAAGGCCATCGTGCTGGGCAAGGGCGGTCAGCGGATCAAGGCGCTGGGCTCCGCCGCGCGGAAAGAGCTGACTGAAATGCTGGAACGTCGCGTCCACCTGATCCTGTTCGTGAAGGTGCGCGAGGGCTGGGTCGATGATCCGGAGCGTTATTCGGCCTGGGGGCTGGATTTCGGGGCGTCTTGA
- a CDS encoding bacterioferritin-associated ferredoxin, which yields MYICICHALNDKKVKAAFDQGATTPASVFRHHNCQVQCGKCVSTMRSMASEYRANCAQQAAAATAVSTAAATPAAACCGSPLPEPANAVAIPAYAVAAE from the coding sequence ATGTACATCTGCATCTGCCACGCGTTGAACGATAAGAAGGTCAAGGCTGCGTTCGATCAGGGCGCCACGACCCCGGCCTCGGTGTTCCGCCATCACAATTGCCAAGTCCAGTGCGGCAAATGCGTGTCCACCATGCGCAGCATGGCCAGCGAATACCGCGCCAACTGCGCCCAGCAGGCCGCTGCCGCGACTGCCGTCAGCACCGCCGCGGCGACGCCGGCCGCCGCCTGCTGCGGTTCGCCCCTTCCCGAGCCGGCCAACGCCGTGGCAATTCCCGCCTATGCCGTCGCGGCCGAATGA
- a CDS encoding SAM-dependent methyltransferase, whose protein sequence is MDDSTPQNAPDTAPQASSGAVVTPLGQTVYLAADGFLDDLVAELGDVTSVDGRLVFVDGPVRPSAWAQNIWYDPVRIEFASIKGGAKALRGIQRNWALWSQLHHRRAALIQENLPHVSAKPVVFPSPLPTAPLGSWTLTDESTIIAAARCSSPFRNGEVTFVENRTAPPNRAYLKLWEALTLFGEQPGPGNRCLDLGACPGGWTWVLHELGASVVSVDKAPLDPAIAALPRVEIRQESAFGLKPATVGPVDWLCCDVICYPTRLLRLVKEWMDSGLAKRFICTLKFQAETDHETARAFAAIPGGRVLHLHHNKHELTWMWPAQ, encoded by the coding sequence ATGGACGACAGCACCCCCCAAAATGCACCCGACACTGCTCCGCAAGCTTCTTCCGGCGCGGTGGTGACCCCGCTCGGCCAGACGGTCTATCTGGCGGCGGACGGCTTCCTCGACGATCTGGTGGCGGAGCTGGGGGACGTCACGTCGGTCGACGGCCGGCTGGTCTTCGTCGACGGCCCGGTGCGGCCGTCGGCCTGGGCGCAGAACATCTGGTACGACCCGGTGCGCATCGAGTTCGCATCTATCAAGGGCGGCGCCAAGGCCCTGCGCGGCATCCAGCGCAATTGGGCACTGTGGTCGCAGCTGCATCACCGCCGTGCCGCCCTGATCCAGGAAAATCTGCCGCACGTCTCGGCGAAGCCGGTGGTCTTCCCGTCACCGCTGCCCACCGCGCCGCTGGGGTCCTGGACGCTGACCGACGAGTCGACGATCATCGCCGCGGCGCGCTGCTCCAGCCCCTTCCGCAACGGTGAGGTCACCTTCGTCGAGAACCGCACGGCCCCGCCGAACCGCGCCTATCTGAAGCTGTGGGAGGCTCTGACCCTGTTCGGTGAGCAGCCGGGGCCGGGCAACCGCTGCCTCGATCTCGGCGCCTGTCCGGGCGGCTGGACCTGGGTGCTGCACGAGCTGGGGGCGTCGGTGGTCAGTGTCGACAAGGCGCCGCTCGATCCCGCCATCGCCGCTCTGCCGCGGGTGGAAATCCGCCAGGAGAGCGCCTTCGGCCTGAAGCCGGCCACGGTGGGGCCGGTGGATTGGCTGTGCTGCGACGTGATCTGCTATCCGACCCGGTTGCTGCGGCTGGTGAAGGAGTGGATGGACAGCGGCCTCGCCAAGCGCTTCATCTGTACGCTGAAGTTCCAGGCGGAGACCGACCACGAGACCGCCCGCGCCTTTGCTGCGATTCCCGGCGGTCGGGTGCTCCATCTCCACCACAACAAGCACGAGCTGACCTGGATGTGGCCGGCACAGTAG
- a CDS encoding matrixin family metalloprotease gives MSQSAPSSTVAALLPSGTPHWGNNGTVLNGSSVGGAVTVTYGFLTSSRQISSADSTGFAAMNTAQRTAVRQALAAWSAVANITFVEISDAASAEVAFGTNRQSGQSAAYAYYPSTGAQGGQVFLANDSSGNANPTVGSYSYMTVIHEIGHALGLKHPGNYNAGSDGGTEGPYLPTATDNYAYSIMSYNDNDALPSGTYLTGPSLYDIAAIQYLYGANMSTGAGDTSYTLNTGTFTTLWDPNGRNSLNGSAQTASLAIDLRDGQFSSAGSTTFLALAYGTKVQQATGGSGNDSFTVNTLGDVLDGGAGTDTVVFSGSRAQYSVQQLDTGRYIVSGADGNDILSNIEFLRFSDGSVSLSSAVTGSFDALRYVASNTDLIAALGTNTAAATQHLAGAGVYEGRSLTGFDPYNYLAGYGDLLGSFGTDVTAATRHYIEVGNREGRSSTLFDTLSYQASNPDLIAAFGSNREAAELHYIVSGRLEGRSLTRFNAAAYLAANPDVNSAVGGNLTAAKQHYVSFGYAEGRAVG, from the coding sequence ATGAGTCAATCTGCGCCGTCCAGCACCGTCGCCGCCCTTCTCCCCAGCGGAACGCCGCATTGGGGCAACAACGGCACGGTGCTGAACGGCAGTTCAGTCGGCGGCGCCGTTACCGTTACCTATGGGTTCCTGACCAGTTCACGGCAGATCTCCTCCGCCGACTCCACAGGCTTCGCCGCGATGAACACCGCCCAGCGCACGGCCGTCCGGCAGGCGCTGGCGGCCTGGAGCGCCGTCGCCAACATCACCTTCGTCGAAATCTCCGACGCAGCCAGCGCCGAGGTCGCCTTCGGGACCAACCGGCAGAGCGGCCAGTCGGCCGCCTACGCCTACTATCCCTCCACCGGCGCCCAGGGCGGTCAGGTGTTCCTGGCCAACGACAGTTCGGGCAACGCCAACCCGACGGTCGGCAGCTACAGCTACATGACCGTCATCCACGAGATCGGCCACGCGCTGGGCCTGAAGCATCCCGGCAACTACAATGCCGGCAGCGATGGCGGAACCGAGGGACCGTATCTGCCGACGGCGACGGACAATTATGCCTACAGCATCATGTCCTACAACGACAACGACGCGCTTCCGTCCGGCACCTATCTGACCGGCCCGAGCCTCTACGACATTGCCGCGATCCAGTATCTCTACGGCGCCAACATGTCGACCGGAGCCGGCGACACCAGCTACACGCTGAACACCGGCACCTTCACCACCCTGTGGGATCCCAACGGCCGTAACAGCCTGAACGGCAGCGCCCAGACGGCCTCGCTGGCGATCGACCTGCGCGACGGCCAGTTCAGCAGTGCCGGCAGCACCACCTTCCTGGCGTTGGCCTACGGCACCAAGGTGCAGCAGGCGACCGGCGGCAGCGGCAACGACAGCTTCACCGTCAACACCCTGGGCGATGTCCTGGATGGCGGCGCCGGCACCGACACCGTGGTGTTCAGCGGCAGCCGGGCACAGTACAGCGTCCAGCAGTTGGACACCGGCCGTTACATCGTCAGCGGCGCCGACGGCAACGACATCCTGTCCAACATCGAGTTTCTGCGCTTCTCCGACGGCAGCGTCTCCCTGTCCTCCGCGGTGACGGGCAGTTTCGACGCGCTGCGCTATGTCGCCTCCAACACCGACCTGATCGCGGCCCTTGGCACCAACACTGCGGCGGCGACGCAGCATCTCGCCGGTGCCGGCGTCTATGAAGGGCGCAGCCTGACCGGCTTCGACCCCTACAATTATCTGGCCGGCTATGGCGACCTGCTGGGCAGCTTCGGCACAGACGTCACCGCGGCGACGCGCCACTACATCGAGGTCGGCAACCGCGAGGGCCGCAGTTCCACGCTGTTCGACACGCTGTCCTATCAGGCCAGCAACCCCGACCTGATCGCGGCCTTCGGCAGCAACCGCGAAGCGGCGGAACTGCATTACATCGTCAGCGGCCGGCTGGAGGGGCGCTCGCTGACCCGCTTCAACGCCGCCGCCTATCTGGCCGCCAACCCGGACGTCAACAGTGCGGTCGGCGGCAACCTGACCGCCGCCAAGCAGCATTACGTCAGCTTCGGCTATGCCGAGGGACGAGCGGTGGGATGA
- a CDS encoding patatin-like phospholipase family protein — translation MAKGTDLKIGLALGSGAARGWAHIGVLRALEEVGIKPDIICGTSIGAAVAAAYLTDQLDELQAWAQKMGWLGMLGIIDLTFRRGGLVAAEKAFGRFDNERSNVLIEDLPMPFATVATDLSTGREMWLRDGPLMSAVLASAAMPGLFPAVRRDHHLLVDGALVNPVPVSLCRALGADVVVAVNLNSELSPLGRPNGRGNGKAVSAKAPEPVVAGGDAGSPALSHLTSQISTWLGRKPSRRTQFLADQIDDAHAHRQMPNALEVMAGSIDIMQDRITRSRLAGEPPDVLIAPRLAHIGILEFDRAAEAVEIGHAAASMLRPSIEMALRRA, via the coding sequence ATGGCGAAGGGAACCGACCTGAAGATCGGGCTTGCGCTGGGCAGCGGGGCGGCGCGTGGCTGGGCCCACATCGGCGTCCTGCGCGCGCTGGAGGAAGTCGGGATCAAGCCCGACATCATCTGCGGCACATCCATCGGCGCCGCAGTGGCCGCCGCCTACCTGACCGACCAGTTGGACGAGCTTCAGGCCTGGGCGCAGAAGATGGGCTGGCTCGGCATGCTCGGCATCATCGATCTCACCTTCCGCCGCGGCGGCCTGGTCGCCGCCGAAAAGGCGTTCGGGCGTTTCGACAACGAACGCAGCAACGTCCTGATCGAGGATCTGCCCATGCCCTTCGCCACGGTCGCCACCGACCTGTCGACCGGGCGCGAGATGTGGTTGCGCGACGGCCCGCTGATGTCGGCGGTCCTGGCTTCGGCCGCCATGCCTGGCCTGTTCCCGGCGGTGCGGCGCGACCATCACCTGCTGGTGGACGGCGCGCTGGTCAATCCGGTGCCGGTCTCGCTCTGCCGGGCGCTGGGCGCAGACGTGGTGGTTGCGGTCAACCTCAACAGCGAACTGTCTCCGCTTGGTCGGCCAAACGGCCGCGGCAACGGAAAGGCGGTGTCGGCAAAGGCGCCGGAGCCGGTGGTGGCCGGCGGTGATGCCGGATCCCCCGCGCTGTCGCATCTGACCAGCCAGATCTCCACATGGCTTGGCCGCAAGCCAAGCCGGCGCACCCAGTTCCTGGCCGACCAGATCGACGACGCCCATGCCCACAGGCAGATGCCCAACGCGCTGGAGGTGATGGCCGGGTCCATCGACATCATGCAGGACCGCATCACACGGTCCCGCCTGGCCGGCGAGCCGCCGGATGTGCTGATCGCGCCACGGCTCGCCCACATCGGCATCCTGGAGTTCGACCGCGCCGCCGAAGCGGTGGAGATCGGCCATGCCGCCGCCTCCATGCTGCGTCCATCCATCGAAATGGCCCTGCGCCGCGCCTGA
- a CDS encoding protein phosphatase CheZ: MTFSAQSAVTEQKLLRQRLDTAFAEAAQPLSREEVTDIVRNILGSMDGDISATDLRLYKEVVDLAKYIETAKQEIAALQPAEIRDEHIRTATDELDAVIGATEKATFAIFDACDAIGAIAGQTDTDTSAKLNDQITAIYEACNFQDITGQRISKVVRTLKHIESKVDMIVAAFGSEVRQNHAPRLAKLAAEDAEAAVHYEPMSAEEADKQLLHGPQLPGNAMDQDEIDRLLASFD; encoded by the coding sequence ATGACCTTCTCCGCCCAATCCGCCGTGACGGAACAGAAGCTCCTGAGACAGCGCCTCGACACTGCCTTCGCTGAGGCCGCGCAACCGCTGTCGCGCGAGGAGGTGACGGACATCGTCCGCAACATCCTGGGCAGCATGGACGGCGACATCTCCGCCACCGACCTGCGCCTGTACAAGGAGGTCGTCGACCTCGCCAAGTACATCGAGACGGCAAAGCAGGAAATCGCCGCTCTCCAGCCGGCCGAAATCCGCGACGAACACATCCGAACCGCGACGGACGAACTGGATGCGGTGATCGGCGCGACGGAGAAGGCGACCTTCGCCATCTTCGACGCCTGCGACGCGATTGGCGCCATCGCCGGGCAAACGGACACCGACACCTCGGCGAAGCTGAACGACCAGATCACGGCGATCTACGAGGCCTGCAACTTCCAGGACATCACCGGCCAGCGCATCAGCAAGGTGGTGCGGACGCTGAAGCATATCGAATCGAAAGTGGATATGATCGTTGCCGCCTTTGGCAGCGAGGTTCGCCAGAACCACGCCCCGAGGCTCGCCAAGCTGGCGGCGGAAGATGCGGAAGCTGCCGTCCATTACGAGCCGATGAGCGCGGAGGAGGCGGACAAGCAGCTTCTGCACGGTCCGCAGCTGCCGGGCAACGCCATGGACCAGGACGAGATCGACCGTCTGCTGGCCAGCTTCGACTGA
- a CDS encoding flagellar motor protein MotB, which produces MSGGPGAGSAGLPLLLRAGRAGGADGHANPNNGSILLLLSLFLLLLVFFIVLNAHSVQTVQKVKAVAASLERTFPSFVIDPRLRDGAEPVASRAGTVFAVQRLEDVGTLFATAVAVSKVEVVAPGQLLEVRLAADDLFLPGSMTLRADRQGLIDRIADALRQSRQGERVELDALLGIGPTGTPSQPPGPVARAGVLARALVEDGAPARNVTVGIERGEPGGVRLLFSLRWDEDGPVRPVVKAAPAKAPAAKTAPARTTPASGEVRK; this is translated from the coding sequence ATGTCTGGCGGTCCGGGGGCCGGGAGTGCCGGGCTGCCGCTGCTGCTGCGGGCCGGGCGCGCCGGTGGGGCGGACGGGCATGCCAATCCGAACAACGGCAGCATCCTGCTTCTGCTGTCGCTGTTCCTGCTGCTTCTGGTCTTCTTCATCGTGCTGAACGCCCATTCGGTGCAGACGGTGCAGAAGGTCAAGGCGGTCGCCGCCTCGCTGGAGCGAACCTTCCCCAGCTTCGTCATTGATCCCCGCCTGCGCGACGGAGCCGAACCGGTGGCCTCGCGCGCAGGGACCGTCTTCGCCGTGCAGCGGCTGGAGGATGTCGGAACCCTGTTCGCCACCGCGGTTGCGGTATCGAAGGTGGAGGTCGTCGCCCCCGGCCAACTGCTGGAAGTGCGTCTGGCCGCCGACGACCTCTTCCTTCCCGGCAGCATGACCTTGCGGGCGGATCGCCAGGGGCTGATCGACCGCATCGCAGATGCGCTGCGCCAGTCGCGGCAGGGCGAGCGGGTGGAACTGGACGCGCTGCTCGGCATCGGCCCGACGGGAACGCCCAGCCAGCCGCCGGGGCCGGTCGCCCGCGCCGGCGTGTTGGCCCGCGCGCTGGTCGAGGACGGCGCGCCGGCCCGCAACGTCACCGTCGGGATCGAACGCGGCGAGCCCGGCGGGGTCCGGCTGCTGTTCTCGCTGCGCTGGGACGAGGATGGTCCGGTGCGGCCGGTGGTGAAGGCGGCACCGGCGAAAGCGCCCGCGGCGAAGACGGCGCCGGCAAGGACGACACCGGCGAGCGGGGAGGTGCGCAAATGA
- a CDS encoding flagellar motor protein MotB, which translates to MIRVPGMSNRAGAAASDDRGGHRKTLWLISFTDLISLMLAFFVLMYSMSEPEAERWTRLAKGVSEAIPAARSTASTPSDRPTDPGAAFNAMAVEARAAIDLHYLAALLGSQLRSNAELAVVDVRREDDRVVIRLPGERMFDPTGAIFTEEGRRVLFLLGAVIGRIGNRIELVGHAEHEDATGGVAWERALTRAVAVSAALRETGYRRDLVARAVMMPVGRVGSAGGVAAVGELAGGGRLPVDIVVREEGAD; encoded by the coding sequence ATGATCCGCGTCCCCGGAATGTCCAACAGGGCAGGGGCGGCGGCATCGGACGACCGCGGCGGCCATCGCAAGACGTTGTGGCTGATCAGTTTCACCGATCTGATCTCCTTGATGCTCGCCTTCTTCGTGCTGATGTATTCGATGAGCGAGCCGGAGGCGGAGCGTTGGACCCGTCTGGCGAAGGGCGTGTCGGAGGCGATCCCCGCCGCGCGGTCGACCGCCAGCACACCGTCCGATCGCCCGACCGATCCCGGAGCCGCCTTCAACGCCATGGCGGTCGAAGCCAGGGCGGCCATCGACCTGCATTATCTGGCGGCATTGCTGGGAAGCCAGCTGCGGTCGAATGCGGAACTGGCGGTGGTCGATGTGCGGCGCGAGGATGACCGGGTCGTCATCCGGCTGCCCGGCGAGCGGATGTTCGACCCCACCGGCGCCATCTTCACCGAGGAGGGGCGGCGGGTGCTGTTCCTTCTGGGCGCCGTCATCGGCCGCATCGGCAACCGCATCGAGCTGGTCGGCCATGCCGAACACGAGGATGCGACCGGCGGCGTCGCCTGGGAACGGGCGCTGACCCGTGCGGTCGCGGTGTCTGCGGCTTTGCGTGAAACCGGTTATCGCCGCGATCTGGTGGCGCGGGCGGTGATGATGCCGGTGGGTCGGGTGGGAAGCGCCGGCGGCGTGGCGGCGGTTGGTGAACTGGCCGGCGGCGGGCGCCTGCCTGTCGACATCGTGGTGCGAGAGGAAGGAGCGGATTGA